Proteins found in one Parcubacteria group bacterium genomic segment:
- a CDS encoding DNA-directed RNA polymerase subunit alpha: MQAITLPQKPKYIPVDEKTGRFEIDGCYPGYGTTVGNALRRVLLSSLPGSAITSVKIKGVKHEFSTIPNVLEDVIQIVLNLKQVRLKSHKDEPVTVTLSVKGEKVITAGMIKCPTDVEVITKDAPIATITNAKGEFDMEMEVENGIGYVPVDQQQRDKKEVGMIALDAIYTPIRRVNYTIENMRVGKRTDFEKIILEVATDGSISPKDAFAQAVKILGDQFSVLTSIKEVEEVIEEEVVEAPIEAEVAEVVTEDVTKTEVTALKNLSTRTLNVLEKANIATVADIVKLTEVQVGELEGMGAKGIKEIKKAIGDFGINLKKED; encoded by the coding sequence ATGCAAGCAATAACGTTACCGCAAAAACCTAAATATATTCCTGTCGATGAAAAGACTGGCAGGTTTGAAATTGATGGTTGTTATCCGGGCTATGGAACAACCGTAGGTAATGCTCTGCGCCGCGTGCTTCTTTCTTCATTGCCAGGTTCTGCCATCACTTCTGTCAAGATCAAGGGCGTGAAACATGAATTTTCTACGATCCCTAATGTGTTGGAAGATGTGATCCAGATCGTGCTTAATTTGAAACAAGTCCGCCTGAAATCACACAAAGATGAGCCGGTAACTGTAACGCTGAGTGTGAAAGGGGAAAAGGTGATCACTGCCGGAATGATCAAATGTCCGACGGATGTGGAAGTGATTACAAAAGACGCTCCAATTGCGACGATCACCAATGCTAAGGGTGAATTTGATATGGAAATGGAAGTAGAAAATGGTATCGGCTATGTACCAGTTGACCAACAACAAAGAGATAAAAAAGAAGTTGGCATGATTGCATTGGATGCAATCTATACTCCGATCCGCCGCGTGAACTATACGATTGAAAATATGCGCGTCGGGAAGCGGACTGATTTTGAAAAGATTATCCTTGAAGTGGCGACTGATGGGAGTATCTCACCCAAAGACGCTTTCGCTCAAGCCGTGAAGATTCTTGGTGATCAATTCTCAGTTCTAACTTCAATCAAAGAAGTGGAGGAGGTTATCGAAGAAGAAGTCGTCGAAGCTCCAATTGAGGCGGAAGTGGCTGAAGTTGTCACTGAAGATGTGACCAAAACGGAAGTGACCGCACTCAAGAATCTTTCTACTAGAACATTGAATGTATTGGAAAAAGCTAATATCGCTACTGTTGCTGATATTGTTAAATTGACCGAAGTGCAAGTGGGAGAATTGGAAGGAATGGGAGCGAAAGGTATCAAGGAAATTAAAAAAGCGATCGGAGACTTTGGAATTAATCTCAAGAAAGAAGACTAA
- the rpsD gene encoding 30S ribosomal protein S4 yields MARDTEAQCRKCRRAMEKLFLKGDRCNGPKCGMVKRAYIPGVHGKKMSRGNRSEYGIQLAAKQKIKRIYGVLEKQFRKHFSDVKGKKGVTGDLLLIRLETRLDNVVYRMGFGASRAQSRQLVNHGLIAINGRKVSIPSYEVKVGQVISIKAGKEQKNYFKNIDQALKNKQDFPSWISFDSAKLEGKVISLPTREEIGIGVDAQVVVEYYSR; encoded by the coding sequence ATGGCTAGAGATACTGAAGCACAATGTCGAAAATGTCGCAGAGCGATGGAAAAATTATTCCTCAAAGGTGACCGTTGCAACGGTCCAAAATGTGGAATGGTTAAACGCGCCTATATTCCTGGAGTCCACGGCAAAAAAATGTCGCGGGGAAACCGCAGTGAATACGGTATCCAGCTCGCAGCCAAACAAAAAATCAAGCGCATCTATGGTGTTTTGGAAAAACAATTTCGTAAACACTTCAGTGATGTTAAGGGCAAAAAAGGCGTAACAGGCGACCTGCTGCTTATCCGCTTGGAAACCCGGCTGGATAATGTGGTTTATCGGATGGGCTTTGGCGCTTCCCGCGCACAATCGCGACAATTGGTCAATCATGGACTGATCGCTATCAATGGTCGCAAGGTTTCTATCCCTTCCTATGAAGTGAAAGTCGGACAGGTGATCAGTATCAAAGCTGGCAAGGAACAGAAGAATTATTTCAAAAATATCGATCAAGCACTTAAGAATAAACAAGATTTTCCAAGTTGGATCTCATTTGACTCAGCTAAACTTGAAGGAAAAGTGATCAGCCTTCCAACTCGTGAAGAAATTGGAATAGGCGTCGATGCTCAAGTGGTGGTGGAATATTACTCTCGATAA
- the rpsK gene encoding 30S ribosomal protein S11 produces the protein MTNDTEQKKAKDATAPVAKISDEAILSTLAGEEVKPEAKKVKKAKRQVQKGRATVKCSYNNTLVNISDSTGGVLGWCSSGLLGFKGAKKATPYAATQVVANVTEKVRKYGVKELEVFVRGVGSGREASIRALANNGFEITMIKDTTPIPHNGCRAKKPRRV, from the coding sequence ATGACGAACGATACAGAACAAAAAAAGGCCAAAGACGCGACTGCTCCAGTTGCGAAAATTTCTGATGAGGCGATTCTTTCCACTCTAGCTGGCGAAGAAGTTAAGCCGGAAGCCAAAAAAGTTAAAAAGGCCAAAAGGCAAGTGCAGAAAGGCCGTGCAACCGTCAAATGTTCCTACAACAATACGCTGGTCAATATTTCTGACAGTACGGGCGGAGTTTTGGGCTGGTGCTCATCCGGACTTTTGGGTTTCAAGGGTGCTAAAAAAGCCACTCCATATGCTGCGACTCAGGTTGTTGCGAATGTGACAGAAAAAGTGCGTAAATATGGAGTGAAGGAATTGGAAGTTTTTGTCCGGGGAGTTGGTTCTGGACGAGAAGCTTCGATCCGCGCTCTCGCAAACAACGGTTTTGAAATCACAATGATCAAAGATACGACTCCAATTCCACACAATGGTTGTCGCGCTAAGAAACCGCGTCGAGTTTAA
- the rpsM gene encoding 30S ribosomal protein S13, translating to MLRIAGVNVPDNKRIEISLTYIYGVGKNTAGDVLAELKIDKNKRTKDLTEEEQNSIRSYVEKKIKIEGDLKLEVRENVKRLKEVGCYRGVRHQRGLPVRGQRTKTNNRTVRGNVRRTMGSGRVKTEKT from the coding sequence ATGTTAAGAATCGCTGGAGTAAACGTGCCTGACAATAAAAGAATCGAGATTTCCCTCACCTATATCTACGGAGTTGGTAAGAATACTGCCGGAGATGTTTTGGCTGAGCTTAAAATCGACAAGAACAAGCGCACAAAAGATTTGACTGAAGAAGAGCAGAACAGTATCCGAAGCTATGTCGAGAAAAAGATCAAGATTGAAGGTGATTTGAAATTGGAAGTACGCGAAAACGTAAAACGCTTGAAAGAAGTGGGATGCTACCGTGGCGTGCGGCACCAAAGAGGTTTGCCTGTCCGCGGACAAAGAACCAAAACCAATAACCGAACCGTCCGTGGCAATGTGCGACGCACGATGGGATCTGGCCGTGTTAAGACCGAAAAGACGTAG
- the rpmJ gene encoding 50S ribosomal protein L36, which produces MKVKASVRKICDKCKTVKRKGVLFVICSNPKHKQRQG; this is translated from the coding sequence ATGAAAGTCAAAGCATCTGTGAGAAAAATTTGTGATAAGTGCAAGACCGTCAAAAGAAAAGGCGTGCTTTTTGTGATTTGTTCTAATCCCAAGCATAAACAACGCCAGGGTTAA
- the infA gene encoding translation initiation factor IF-1 has product MAQDKEVVKLEGVVVELLPSATFKVKLPNNHEILAYISGKMRVNYIRLIPGDRVLVEMSPYDLTKGRVVQRLK; this is encoded by the coding sequence ATGGCACAAGACAAAGAAGTAGTAAAATTAGAAGGTGTGGTCGTTGAGCTTTTGCCCAGCGCGACTTTCAAAGTTAAGCTGCCTAATAATCATGAAATTCTGGCCTATATCTCAGGCAAGATGCGCGTGAACTATATCCGACTTATCCCAGGCGATCGCGTGCTAGTCGAAATGAGTCCCTATGATCTGACTAAAGGTCGAGTCGTTCAACGGCTTAAATAA
- the thrS gene encoding threonine--tRNA ligase, whose translation MSTEQKNEKIEILRHSTSHVLAAAVLEMFPEAKFAIGPAIENGFYYDFDLPRTLIPEDLEILEEKMRAIIKANHPFERAEISIAEARADFEKLGQFYKVELINDLAKAGNENVSVYKSGPFVDLCSGPHLDSTGEIPADGFKLTKISGAYWRGDEKNKQLQRIYGVAFSNKSELKDYLHMIEEAEKRNHVKLGKELRLFSTHPEGPGFPFIHPKGMLIWNELIGYWKEEHTKEGYQEISTPIILNKALWEKSGHWDHYKDNMYFTKIDDADYAVKPMNCPGGILVYKSDLHSYKEFPLKLAEIGLVHRHELSGTLNGLFRVRMFRQDDAHIYCMENQIKDEIKKLIGLIDRIYGTFGLSYHMELSTRPENSTGTDEMWKTAENSLKEALAEIKADYKLNPGDGAFYGPKIDFHIKDAIGRTWQCGTIQLDFSMPERFELTYIGEDGKEHRPVMLHRVIYGAVERFMGILIEHYAGAFPTWLSPVQVMIIPISEKFNDYAKSIGTQFIASNVRASIDDSNESLGKRIRLAEKQKIPYILVVGEKEMTDGSVAVRKRGEEKKQEILKVDEFLENVKKEIEEKK comes from the coding sequence ATGTCAACCGAACAAAAGAACGAAAAAATAGAAATATTGCGCCACTCGACTTCCCATGTCTTGGCGGCGGCGGTTTTGGAAATGTTTCCTGAGGCAAAATTTGCCATCGGTCCAGCCATCGAAAATGGATTTTACTATGATTTCGATCTGCCAAGAACTCTTATTCCCGAAGATTTAGAAATTCTAGAAGAAAAGATGCGCGCCATCATCAAGGCCAATCATCCATTTGAGCGAGCAGAAATTTCGATTGCGGAGGCAAGAGCGGATTTTGAAAAATTGGGGCAATTCTATAAAGTCGAATTGATCAATGACTTAGCCAAAGCGGGCAATGAAAATGTTTCGGTCTATAAGTCCGGCCCTTTCGTTGATCTTTGCTCGGGACCACACTTAGATTCCACCGGCGAAATTCCGGCCGACGGATTTAAACTAACAAAAATTTCCGGCGCCTATTGGCGCGGGGATGAGAAAAATAAACAACTGCAACGGATATATGGCGTCGCCTTTTCCAATAAATCTGAATTGAAAGATTATCTGCATATGATTGAAGAAGCGGAAAAAAGAAATCACGTCAAGCTCGGCAAAGAGTTAAGACTGTTTTCCACACATCCAGAAGGACCAGGTTTTCCATTTATCCATCCCAAGGGCATGTTGATTTGGAATGAATTGATCGGATATTGGAAGGAAGAGCACACAAAAGAAGGTTACCAGGAGATAAGCACTCCAATCATCTTGAACAAGGCTCTGTGGGAAAAAAGCGGACATTGGGATCACTACAAAGATAATATGTATTTTACCAAAATTGATGATGCTGATTATGCAGTAAAACCGATGAACTGCCCGGGAGGAATTTTGGTCTATAAATCCGACCTGCACAGCTACAAAGAATTTCCCCTCAAACTGGCAGAAATCGGGCTGGTCCATCGCCATGAACTTTCCGGAACTTTGAACGGCCTTTTCCGTGTGAGAATGTTTCGTCAGGATGACGCGCACATCTATTGTATGGAAAATCAGATCAAGGACGAGATTAAAAAGTTGATCGGCCTCATCGATAGGATCTATGGAACCTTTGGCCTTTCTTATCACATGGAACTCTCCACCCGTCCGGAAAACTCGACTGGCACCGATGAGATGTGGAAAACAGCGGAAAATTCCCTGAAAGAAGCGCTGGCGGAGATAAAAGCAGATTATAAATTAAATCCTGGCGATGGTGCTTTCTATGGACCAAAAATTGATTTTCACATCAAAGATGCCATCGGTCGCACCTGGCAATGCGGAACGATCCAGCTGGATTTTTCCATGCCGGAAAGATTCGAACTGACCTACATCGGAGAAGATGGAAAAGAACACCGTCCAGTCATGCTTCATCGAGTCATCTATGGCGCAGTCGAACGTTTTATGGGCATCCTCATCGAACACTATGCCGGCGCGTTCCCAACTTGGCTCTCTCCCGTCCAAGTTATGATCATCCCGATCTCTGAAAAATTCAATGACTATGCTAAATCTATCGGGACGCAATTCATTGCATCTAATGTCCGCGCCTCCATCGACGATTCTAACGAATCCCTCGGCAAACGCATCCGCCTGGCGGAAAAACAAAAAATCCCCTACATCTTGGTTGTAGGAGAAAAAGAAATGACCGACGGATCGGTTGCAGTTCGCAAACGTGGAGAAGAAAAGAAGCAGGAGATTTTGAAGGTTGACGAGTTTTTGGAGAATGTGAAAAAGGAAATTGAAGAAAAGAAATAA
- the miaB gene encoding tRNA (N6-isopentenyl adenosine(37)-C2)-methylthiotransferase MiaB: protein MPPKTYFIKTFGCQMNISDSERIAGLLERPHPNPLLSKERGLKLAKNINEADLVIFNTCGIRQAAENRAYSIIHTLRKSRPKIKIILTGCLANRKDVQERLKDKVDLFCEIKDFIKLENWIIRNCLETLPTGRQVRNSKLEILAQKDALQRDKNINYLSTLPKHTNKHQALVPVMTGCNNFCSYCVVPYARGREVSRPAEEIINEIKTLIKNGCREITLLGQNVNSYNYSSRSKSEALEANVVSTLDSRLRRNDNNTITFPKLLRKIEKIPGHFWIRFMSSHPKDFSDELIETIAKSKKVCEHIHLPIQAGSDKILAAMNRKYTAQHYLGLIKKIRTAFKKFKPDAPYSITSDIIVGFPGETKKDFLETARIMEKVKYDLVYFGQFSPRPGTVAWKLKDSVSKQEKSRREKYLNEILARTTFAKNKKYVGKILEVLVDSEKNGFYFGRTRSGKDVKIITDQKNLTEKFVKVKITKANIWNLEARLLEK, encoded by the coding sequence ATGCCACCAAAAACCTATTTTATCAAAACCTTCGGCTGTCAAATGAACATCTCGGATTCTGAAAGAATCGCCGGCCTCTTGGAAAGACCTCACCCCAACCCTCTCCTTAGTAAGGAGAGGGGGCTTAAATTAGCAAAAAATATTAACGAGGCAGATTTAGTTATTTTCAACACCTGCGGAATCCGCCAAGCCGCGGAAAATAGAGCCTACAGCATTATTCATACCTTACGAAAATCACGACCAAAAATAAAAATTATTCTCACTGGCTGTCTCGCCAATCGCAAGGATGTTCAGGAAAGATTAAAAGATAAGGTTGATTTGTTTTGTGAAATTAAAGATTTTATAAAATTGGAAAATTGGATCATTAGAAATTGTTTAGAAACCTTGCCTACCGGCAGGCAGGTTAGAAATTCGAAATTAGAAATTTTAGCACAAAAAGATGCTCTTCAGCGCGATAAAAATATAAACTATCTTTCCACTCTACCCAAGCATACCAACAAGCACCAAGCGCTTGTGCCGGTAATGACCGGCTGTAACAATTTCTGCTCCTATTGCGTCGTGCCATATGCTCGAGGACGAGAAGTTTCAAGGCCAGCTGAAGAAATAATCAACGAGATAAAAACTCTCATCAAAAACGGTTGCAGAGAAATAACGCTTTTGGGGCAGAATGTTAACTCATACAATTACTCATCGCGCTCTAAATCCGAAGCCCTAGAAGCTAATGTGGTTTCTACACTAGATTCCCGCCTGCGCAGGAATGACAATAATACAATAACCTTTCCTAAACTGCTTCGAAAAATCGAAAAAATCCCCGGGCATTTTTGGATCCGGTTTATGTCGTCGCATCCGAAAGATTTTTCTGATGAACTCATTGAGACGATTGCTAAATCAAAAAAGGTTTGCGAACACATTCATCTGCCGATCCAAGCTGGATCAGATAAGATTCTTGCTGCCATGAACCGCAAATATACCGCCCAACACTATTTAGGTTTAATCAAAAAAATTCGCACTGCTTTCAAAAAGTTCAAACCCGATGCGCCCTATTCCATCACGTCAGATATTATTGTCGGTTTTCCTGGCGAAACCAAAAAAGATTTTCTCGAAACGGCAAGGATTATGGAAAAGGTAAAATACGACTTGGTCTATTTCGGCCAATTCTCTCCCCGCCCCGGCACAGTCGCTTGGAAATTGAAAGATAGTGTTTCAAAACAAGAAAAATCCCGCCGTGAAAAATATTTGAATGAAATTTTGGCTCGTACGACTTTTGCCAAGAATAAAAAATATGTCGGTAAAATTTTGGAAGTTTTGGTAGACTCAGAAAAAAATGGATTTTATTTCGGACGCACTCGTTCAGGAAAAGATGTCAAAATAATCACCGACCAAAAAAACCTAACTGAGAAATTTGTAAAAGTTAAGATCACTAAGGCTAATATATGGAATCTAGAAGCTCGTTTGCTGGAAAAGTAG
- the miaA gene encoding tRNA (adenosine(37)-N6)-dimethylallyltransferase MiaA: protein MESRSSFAGKVGNNKIIVILGPTSSGKSSVAIKLAQKFNGEIISVDSRQIYRGMDIGTGKVTKAEQALAKHHMLDVVGPKTNFSAAQFKKYAEKIIADILKRGKVPILCGGTGFWIKALVDDVIYPEVKPDWKLREELGKKSAEQLFVMLKKLDPVRARNIDAKNPVRLIRAIEICKTLGKVPLPIRNNETNANLRTNSQIRNFVDSDKFACLPVGKADSHRFHDFLQIGISLPKKKLHKNIEKRLKQRFGEGMIEEVERLHSEQKISWKKMESFGLGYLWIAKFLQKQLPKEELFSKVYFSEKDYAKRQMTWFGKDERIIWLEKYSEIEKKVEKFIRVIPAKAGIQAPQA, encoded by the coding sequence ATGGAATCTAGAAGCTCGTTTGCTGGAAAAGTAGGAAATAATAAAATAATTGTCATTCTTGGCCCCACCTCCTCCGGAAAATCTTCCGTTGCGATTAAACTCGCCCAGAAATTTAATGGGGAAATCATTTCGGTAGACAGCCGACAGATTTATCGTGGGATGGATATTGGAACGGGAAAAGTCACAAAAGCGGAGCAAGCACTCGCCAAGCATCATATGCTCGACGTTGTTGGTCCAAAAACTAATTTCAGCGCAGCGCAGTTCAAAAAATATGCAGAAAAAATAATTGCCGATATTTTGAAACGCGGAAAAGTTCCCATCCTCTGTGGCGGCACCGGTTTTTGGATCAAAGCTTTGGTCGATGATGTGATTTATCCTGAAGTAAAACCGGACTGGAAACTGCGAGAAGAATTAGGTAAAAAATCTGCAGAGCAACTTTTTGTGATGCTCAAAAAACTCGATCCGGTTCGCGCGAGAAATATTGATGCTAAAAATCCTGTCCGCCTAATCCGAGCGATTGAAATCTGCAAGACATTAGGCAAGGTACCATTACCGATACGAAACAACGAAACAAATGCGAATCTGCGAACTAATTCACAAATTCGCAATTTCGTAGATTCGGATAAATTCGCCTGCCTGCCGGTAGGCAAGGCAGATTCGCATCGGTTTCATGATTTCCTGCAAATCGGAATTTCCTTGCCCAAGAAAAAACTGCACAAAAACATTGAAAAAAGACTGAAGCAAAGATTCGGGGAAGGGATGATTGAAGAAGTGGAAAGATTGCACAGTGAGCAAAAAATCAGCTGGAAAAAAATGGAAAGTTTCGGCCTGGGTTATCTTTGGATTGCCAAATTCTTACAAAAACAACTCCCGAAAGAGGAGCTGTTTTCCAAAGTCTATTTTTCTGAAAAAGATTATGCTAAGCGCCAGATGACGTGGTTCGGGAAAGATGAGAGAATTATTTGGCTTGAGAAGTATAGTGAGATTGAAAAAAAAGTAGAAAAGTTTATACGTGTCATTCCCGCAAAGGCGGGAATCCAGGCACCTCAGGCTTAA